A genomic window from Caldicellulosiruptor kronotskyensis 2002 includes:
- a CDS encoding discoidin domain-containing protein has translation MKRGGAKFLSVLLVVLVLLQWTIPLRGIAHGQNDLSGHWAENELKKWAEKGILKGYPDGTIRPNATITRAEFVALIDRICNYVEKSPNVFKDVEPQKWYADVISKAIAAEIIKGDDRGRFRPNDPISRQEAGVIFAKVFNLESANKNVLNKFSDSAEIAEWSKDALSAMVEKGYLIGRKNNRIAPNDYLTRAECVKIIGRIVGELINKAGTYTEKIKGNAVVNTKDVTLNNMSIEGDLYLTEGIGDGDVVLNNVNVKGRAIIKGGGENTITIKDSVIQGSLLIKKANGRIRVVINGSTQIGGTVQLLSGSTLEEDNVTTKGFDKVVVLESVIPGQEVTLKGDFSEVEVKASNVKINIQNGTIALLKINEATKGVSVQLSKDAVINTLNAHKDVSVEGNGTIRSSNIEIKGVSSKTSKETSSQTGRISTGGNETGTLTAGETTSSQGTSTQTGGTTGGSVASFPSTGGTSSSGNVRTAPTTPTNLTVTVSAYNIVDLSWGVVEGATGYNLYRAESVNGQYVKINTSVITTPCYKDTTVAPNKTYYYKVSAINANGESALSNAVNVTTATVPSVGEWKLVWNDEFNGTPGSGLDTSKWVYETGGSGFGNNELQYCTDRTENVYIEQDPNNPSNRFLVIKAIKENYGGKEYTSGRIKTEGKFDFTYGKVEIRAKLPYGGKGIGASFWMLGSNYNTAGWPNCGEIDVMEWNGNTPTKIYGTIHGPGYSGGDGIGTWHEYPGGFSNEFHTYAIEWEPNVIRWYFDGQLYQERRVEDLFGKTWVFVHDFFMILGLGVGGTWVGNPDGTTVFPQKYVIDYVRVYQREGNVYPNPPSRKLVQIKNVENGQFVCADKFNGDYLYANRSSAALWETFEQKDLGNGNIALIALSNYKYVSADNANNQLVASKETIGATETFKVVVNGDGTKSLLCLSNNKYVSVGSSYILEATASTVGNSEKFIIYSTPTTPRGLTATSVRNYSVTLSWTAVEGAAGYNIYRSAKSGGPYSKVNTVAVTSTTYTDATLSPGNTYYYRITAVNALGESEMSEEIFVTTPTELTAPSAPTGLYMVSSTENSITISWTQVAGATGYNVYRAAERNGTYTKVNESPIENVSYTDTGLSTGAAYFYKVTAVNAAGESDMSDVLFATTSGYGVSGGRSYSYIIAVSNSKFVRVDPSNAWNPLTASASDASTDAELFEIVFKADGNVGFASKALNNNLVCADSWSTPDYKLLPRSSYSADPGGWETFTLVPQGDGTIAIKANNGGRFVTVEPTTGILKATSATVGVNEKFIIVTPYAPGQPSVTIDEVLDNSVTFHWSVPSSSVVAGYNVYRATTSGGPYIKLNKALLTTTSYTDTSMTANTTYYYIVAAVNARGETKSPEVMVKTLSGPIPAIPTGLDITSCTQNSITLNWNAAAGAQSYNIYRSTSRFGTYVKINTEPITSTTYTDTNLTTTSYYYKVTAVNENGETKMSEPISLEKKLFGPNVYIFDPNDAPADVQAVCTSIFKQQEAAQFGNGRYALLFKPGTYSTDVKVGFYTEVLGLGRLPTDTTIHSLTVDAAWMPNNNATCNFWRGAANLTVATDTKWAVSQAVSLRRVKINGKLTLHDAGGWASGGFLADSYITGVVESGSQQQWFSRNTYWQAWDGQVWNMVFVGVNNPPPGTWPETKYTTVERTPVMREKPFIYIDENGHYNIFVPAVRSDTVGISWNNDMGPGTSIPIEEFYIAHPDKDTADTINAALAQGKHLLLTPGIYNLDKPIEVNNPNTVVLGIGLATLRAVNGCILLKVADVDGVIIAGILFDAGEKTSPVLLMVGQENSSANHSNKPITLSDLYFRVGGAGVGRADVCVVVNSSNVIGDHFWVWRADHGDGVAWDLNTTKNGMIVNGNDVTMYALFVEHFHEYHVVWNGSGGRTYFYQCELPYDVPKQESWMSHNGTVKGYASYKVADTVTSHEAWGLGIYSYFRDAQVECNSAIEVPNNSGVKIHNACTVKLAGYGGIKHVVNNTGEPVNVAGQRSIVTEYCNNVDQPEISPSTGVYSSEQMVTITCSTADATIRYTLDGTEPTETNGITYSGPFTVSFGTIVIKARAFKEGMNPSYVTTATITVTDSLSFGKPATASSTRSGSGNTPDKAFDGDLKTRWESEQRDPQWIMVDLGQSYSITGVKIVWETAAAKEYKIQVSSDNINWTDVYTVTDGQPGHTLDISFPSVVGRYVRMYGISRATSWGYSIYEFEVYGNKVATPVITPASGTYVGSQIVTITCDTEGATIRYTIDGSNPTPSYGIIYEGPFTITTTTTIKAIAYKEGMYTSNMRTETIIITNNLALKKQATASTGNASLAFDGNMNTRWESEWNDPQWIAVDLGAVYNITGIKLVWETAAGKDYKIQVSLDGQTWTDVFERLGWTGGTDEITLDTPAQGRYVRMYGTARTTGYGYSLWEFEVYGSK, from the coding sequence ATGAAACGAGGGGGAGCAAAGTTTCTTTCGGTACTACTTGTAGTTTTAGTACTTTTGCAATGGACAATACCCCTGAGAGGAATAGCGCACGGGCAGAATGACTTATCAGGACACTGGGCTGAAAATGAATTAAAAAAATGGGCAGAAAAGGGAATTTTAAAAGGTTATCCAGATGGAACAATCAGACCAAATGCGACAATTACAAGAGCAGAGTTTGTAGCGTTAATTGATAGGATATGCAATTATGTAGAGAAGTCACCGAATGTGTTTAAAGATGTTGAACCTCAAAAATGGTATGCAGATGTTATTTCAAAAGCTATCGCGGCAGAGATTATAAAAGGTGACGACAGAGGAAGATTTCGTCCAAATGATCCAATAAGCCGCCAAGAAGCTGGTGTAATATTTGCAAAGGTCTTCAATTTAGAATCTGCAAATAAAAATGTTTTAAACAAATTTAGTGATTCAGCTGAAATTGCAGAGTGGAGCAAGGATGCCCTCAGTGCTATGGTTGAAAAAGGATATTTGATTGGAAGGAAAAACAATAGAATTGCTCCTAATGACTATTTAACACGTGCAGAGTGTGTAAAGATTATAGGCAGGATAGTAGGAGAACTTATAAATAAAGCAGGCACATATACAGAGAAAATAAAGGGGAATGCAGTAGTTAATACAAAGGATGTTACCTTAAATAATATGAGCATTGAGGGCGATCTATACTTGACAGAGGGAATAGGAGATGGAGATGTTGTACTTAACAATGTAAATGTTAAGGGTCGTGCAATAATCAAAGGTGGTGGAGAAAACACAATAACCATAAAAGATTCAGTAATTCAAGGTTCCCTGCTTATTAAAAAAGCGAATGGAAGAATAAGAGTAGTTATTAATGGCTCAACCCAAATTGGTGGAACTGTGCAATTGCTCTCAGGTTCGACTTTAGAAGAGGATAATGTTACTACAAAAGGTTTTGACAAAGTAGTGGTGCTTGAATCTGTTATACCCGGGCAAGAGGTTACGTTAAAAGGAGATTTTTCAGAGGTAGAAGTTAAGGCTTCAAATGTAAAGATAAATATTCAAAATGGTACAATTGCGTTGCTAAAGATTAATGAAGCAACAAAGGGCGTAAGTGTCCAGTTGTCTAAAGATGCAGTGATAAATACGTTAAATGCTCATAAAGATGTTAGCGTTGAGGGCAATGGAACTATACGTTCATCAAACATTGAAATTAAAGGAGTTTCCTCCAAGACTAGCAAAGAAACTTCTTCCCAGACAGGTAGGATATCTACCGGAGGAAATGAAACAGGTACTTTAACAGCTGGAGAAACGACTTCATCACAAGGAACAAGTACCCAGACAGGTGGAACAACAGGAGGAAGTGTGGCAAGTTTTCCTTCGACCGGTGGAACATCTTCCTCTGGGAATGTAAGAACAGCTCCAACAACGCCTACGAATCTTACTGTAACAGTGTCTGCCTATAATATTGTTGATTTGAGCTGGGGAGTTGTTGAAGGAGCAACAGGGTATAATTTATATCGTGCTGAAAGTGTTAATGGACAATATGTTAAGATTAACACATCTGTTATAACAACTCCGTGCTACAAGGATACGACGGTTGCTCCAAACAAAACATATTATTATAAAGTTTCAGCAATTAATGCTAATGGCGAATCTGCATTATCAAATGCTGTGAATGTGACAACAGCAACTGTTCCTTCCGTGGGTGAATGGAAACTTGTATGGAATGATGAATTTAACGGCACACCAGGAAGTGGTTTGGATACAAGTAAGTGGGTGTATGAAACAGGTGGAAGTGGTTTTGGGAATAATGAGCTTCAGTACTGCACGGACAGAACAGAGAACGTCTATATAGAGCAAGACCCGAATAATCCCAGCAACAGGTTTTTGGTAATCAAAGCTATAAAAGAAAATTATGGGGGAAAAGAGTACACATCCGGCAGAATTAAAACAGAAGGCAAATTTGATTTTACGTATGGAAAAGTAGAGATAAGAGCTAAGCTTCCATACGGCGGAAAAGGAATAGGAGCTTCTTTTTGGATGCTTGGAAGCAACTATAATACAGCTGGATGGCCGAACTGTGGTGAAATTGATGTGATGGAATGGAATGGCAATACCCCTACAAAGATATACGGCACAATTCATGGACCGGGCTACAGTGGGGGAGATGGGATAGGCACATGGCATGAATATCCAGGAGGGTTTTCTAACGAATTTCATACTTACGCTATTGAGTGGGAACCAAATGTAATTCGTTGGTATTTTGATGGACAACTTTATCAAGAAAGAAGAGTAGAGGACCTCTTTGGTAAGACATGGGTGTTTGTTCATGACTTCTTCATGATTTTAGGATTAGGTGTTGGAGGTACTTGGGTTGGCAATCCAGATGGAACTACAGTATTTCCACAAAAATATGTAATTGACTATGTACGAGTATACCAAAGAGAAGGTAACGTTTATCCTAACCCTCCAAGTAGAAAGTTAGTTCAGATTAAGAATGTAGAAAATGGACAGTTTGTATGTGCTGATAAGTTTAATGGCGATTATCTCTATGCAAACAGATCTTCTGCAGCGTTGTGGGAGACATTTGAACAAAAAGACCTTGGTAATGGTAATATTGCGTTAATAGCTCTTTCAAACTATAAATACGTGAGCGCTGACAATGCAAACAACCAGTTGGTTGCTTCTAAAGAAACTATTGGTGCGACAGAGACATTCAAAGTTGTAGTCAATGGTGACGGCACAAAGTCTCTTCTGTGCTTATCAAATAACAAATATGTTTCGGTAGGAAGTTCATATATATTAGAAGCAACAGCTTCTACAGTAGGAAATTCTGAAAAGTTCATCATCTATTCTACACCGACAACTCCAAGAGGCCTTACTGCAACCTCGGTTAGAAATTATTCTGTAACTCTTAGCTGGACAGCTGTGGAAGGTGCTGCAGGGTACAATATATATCGCTCGGCAAAAAGTGGTGGCCCGTACTCAAAAGTAAATACTGTAGCTGTTACTTCCACAACCTATACGGATGCAACTTTGAGTCCAGGAAATACTTACTATTATAGGATTACTGCTGTAAACGCACTTGGAGAATCGGAAATGTCAGAAGAGATTTTTGTTACAACACCTACTGAGTTGACTGCTCCATCTGCTCCTACAGGGCTTTACATGGTATCAAGCACCGAAAATTCAATAACTATAAGCTGGACACAGGTAGCAGGAGCAACAGGATATAATGTCTACCGCGCAGCTGAAAGAAATGGAACATACACGAAGGTTAATGAATCACCTATAGAAAATGTTAGTTATACAGATACAGGTTTGAGTACTGGTGCAGCTTACTTCTATAAAGTTACTGCCGTGAATGCAGCAGGCGAATCAGATATGTCAGATGTTCTGTTTGCTACGACATCAGGTTATGGGGTCTCTGGAGGCAGGTCTTACTCTTATATAATAGCGGTATCAAACTCCAAGTTTGTTCGGGTTGATCCTAGCAATGCATGGAATCCTCTTACTGCATCAGCAAGTGATGCATCTACAGATGCTGAGCTATTTGAAATAGTATTTAAAGCTGATGGCAATGTTGGTTTTGCGTCAAAGGCACTGAATAACAACTTAGTATGCGCAGACTCATGGAGTACTCCTGACTATAAACTTCTTCCAAGAAGTAGTTATAGTGCAGATCCAGGTGGTTGGGAAACATTCACATTAGTGCCGCAAGGAGATGGAACTATTGCAATTAAGGCAAACAATGGTGGAAGGTTCGTAACAGTTGAGCCAACAACAGGTATTTTGAAAGCGACCAGCGCCACAGTAGGGGTTAATGAAAAGTTTATCATCGTCACACCATACGCACCTGGCCAACCATCTGTCACTATTGATGAAGTGCTTGATAATTCAGTTACTTTCCACTGGTCAGTACCATCATCCTCAGTTGTAGCAGGTTATAATGTATATCGTGCTACCACCAGTGGTGGACCTTATATCAAGCTCAACAAAGCTCTTTTGACAACAACCAGTTATACAGATACAAGTATGACAGCAAACACCACCTATTACTATATAGTTGCTGCGGTGAATGCAAGAGGAGAAACAAAGTCTCCAGAAGTAATGGTAAAAACACTTAGTGGACCAATACCTGCAATACCAACTGGTTTAGACATAACTTCTTGTACGCAAAATTCTATTACGTTAAACTGGAATGCGGCAGCAGGTGCACAAAGTTATAATATCTACCGTTCTACAAGTAGATTTGGAACATATGTTAAGATAAACACAGAACCAATAACGTCAACAACCTACACCGATACCAACTTAACAACCACTTCATATTACTATAAGGTAACAGCAGTCAATGAAAATGGAGAAACCAAAATGTCAGAGCCTATATCTTTAGAAAAGAAATTGTTTGGTCCAAATGTCTATATATTTGATCCGAATGATGCGCCGGCTGATGTTCAAGCTGTTTGTACAAGCATATTCAAGCAACAAGAGGCAGCTCAATTTGGAAATGGTAGATATGCACTTTTATTCAAACCAGGGACATACAGCACTGATGTCAAAGTTGGCTTCTACACCGAAGTACTTGGTTTAGGAAGACTGCCTACAGACACAACCATCCATTCGCTGACTGTTGATGCTGCTTGGATGCCCAATAACAATGCAACATGTAATTTCTGGCGTGGTGCTGCAAATCTTACTGTAGCTACTGACACTAAGTGGGCTGTATCACAAGCTGTATCTTTAAGACGCGTAAAAATCAACGGGAAGTTAACATTACATGATGCGGGTGGATGGGCAAGTGGTGGCTTCTTGGCAGACTCATACATTACAGGTGTTGTAGAATCCGGTTCTCAGCAGCAATGGTTCTCACGAAACACTTACTGGCAAGCTTGGGACGGGCAAGTTTGGAACATGGTATTTGTAGGTGTTAATAATCCACCACCTGGGACATGGCCTGAGACAAAATATACCACAGTTGAACGAACACCAGTGATGAGGGAGAAGCCGTTCATTTATATTGACGAAAATGGACACTATAATATTTTTGTTCCAGCTGTCAGATCTGACACGGTAGGAATTTCGTGGAATAACGATATGGGTCCAGGTACATCAATACCAATTGAAGAATTTTACATTGCACACCCGGACAAAGATACAGCTGATACAATTAATGCAGCGCTTGCTCAAGGGAAACACTTGCTTTTGACCCCTGGTATATATAATTTAGATAAGCCTATTGAAGTTAATAATCCTAATACTGTTGTACTTGGAATTGGATTGGCAACATTAAGAGCTGTCAATGGTTGCATACTCTTAAAAGTTGCTGATGTAGATGGAGTTATAATTGCAGGAATCCTATTTGATGCAGGGGAGAAAACATCACCTGTACTGTTAATGGTTGGACAGGAGAATTCTTCAGCTAATCATTCTAATAAACCAATTACATTAAGCGATCTTTACTTTAGAGTAGGCGGGGCTGGTGTTGGCCGAGCAGATGTATGCGTTGTAGTAAATAGTAGCAATGTGATCGGAGATCATTTCTGGGTATGGCGTGCTGACCATGGCGATGGCGTTGCTTGGGATTTAAACACTACCAAAAACGGCATGATAGTTAATGGCAATGATGTCACTATGTATGCTCTATTTGTTGAACATTTCCATGAATATCATGTGGTATGGAATGGCAGTGGTGGACGCACATATTTCTATCAATGTGAGCTACCTTATGATGTACCTAAACAAGAAAGCTGGATGAGCCATAATGGTACAGTAAAAGGCTATGCATCATATAAGGTTGCAGACACAGTAACATCTCATGAGGCATGGGGACTTGGAATATATTCATACTTCAGAGATGCACAAGTTGAGTGCAATAGTGCTATAGAGGTTCCAAATAATTCAGGTGTCAAAATACACAATGCATGCACTGTAAAGTTAGCGGGTTATGGTGGTATAAAACATGTGGTCAATAACACTGGAGAACCAGTAAATGTAGCAGGACAGAGAAGCATTGTAACAGAATATTGCAACAATGTTGATCAGCCTGAAATTTCACCATCTACTGGGGTTTATTCTTCAGAGCAGATGGTTACAATAACCTGCTCGACAGCAGATGCAACTATAAGGTATACCTTAGATGGCACAGAGCCTACTGAGACAAATGGAATAACTTATAGTGGACCATTTACTGTCTCGTTTGGCACAATTGTTATCAAAGCAAGAGCGTTCAAGGAAGGAATGAATCCCTCCTATGTTACGACTGCTACAATAACTGTTACTGACAGCCTGTCATTTGGAAAGCCTGCTACTGCATCGTCCACAAGAAGTGGAAGTGGAAATACTCCCGACAAAGCATTTGACGGGGATTTGAAGACACGCTGGGAGTCAGAACAGAGAGATCCTCAGTGGATAATGGTAGATCTTGGACAGAGCTACAGCATTACTGGAGTTAAGATTGTATGGGAGACTGCCGCAGCAAAAGAATATAAGATACAAGTATCAAGTGATAATATAAACTGGACTGATGTCTATACAGTTACTGACGGACAACCAGGACACACTTTGGATATAAGTTTTCCATCAGTAGTTGGTAGATATGTAAGAATGTATGGTATTTCCAGAGCTACAAGTTGGGGCTATTCCATATATGAATTTGAAGTGTATGGCAACAAAGTTGCTACACCAGTTATAACACCTGCTTCAGGCACATATGTGGGATCTCAAATAGTTACAATAACATGTGACACAGAAGGTGCAACAATAAGGTATACCATTGATGGTTCCAATCCAACCCCAAGCTATGGAATTATATATGAAGGACCGTTTACGATAACTACAACAACCACCATTAAAGCAATTGCTTATAAAGAAGGTATGTATACATCGAATATGCGGACAGAAACTATAATAATCACAAATAACCTGGCACTGAAAAAACAAGCTACAGCATCGACAGGGAACGCAAGCTTAGCATTTGATGGCAATATGAATACGCGATGGGAGTCAGAGTGGAATGACCCACAATGGATTGCTGTGGATTTAGGTGCTGTTTACAATATTACAGGAATTAAGTTGGTTTGGGAAACAGCTGCTGGGAAGGATTACAAGATACAAGTTTCATTGGACGGTCAAACATGGACAGATGTCTTTGAACGCTTAGGTTGGACGGGGGGAACTGACGAAATTACGTTAGACACACCTGCCCAGGGGCGCTATGTTAGAATGTATGGAACTGCCCGAACAACAGGATATGGTTATTCACTCTGGGAGTTTGAAGTGTATGGGAGCAAGTAA
- a CDS encoding response regulator transcription factor, producing the protein MNNSELTKREKEIIKLIAKGYSNKEISSFLNISEGTVKTYIKIIMLKLNARSRVEIAAYYFQNIDKFKE; encoded by the coding sequence GTGAATAATTCTGAGTTGACTAAGAGAGAAAAAGAAATAATAAAGTTGATTGCAAAGGGTTATAGCAACAAGGAAATCTCTAGTTTTTTAAACATAAGTGAGGGAACGGTAAAAACGTATATCAAAATTATTATGTTAAAACTCAATGCTCGGAGCAGAGTTGAGATCGCAGCTTACTATTTTCAAAATATTGATAAATTTAAAGAATAA
- a CDS encoding galactose-binding domain-containing protein — protein sequence MKKFKKVIALFLCIAFIEGFFFSSPVISKAETNLALNKAVTASSTQAGLDVKSAVDGNVNTRWGSDWSDPQWISVDLGSVYSVNKVVLRWETAYGKSYKIQVSTDGMNWTDVYSTTAGDGGVDEIVFSPVNARYVRMYGTERGTGWGYSLWEFEVYGGAAVQDTTCGGNLALNKAVTASSTQAGLDVKSAVDGNVNTRWGSNWSDPQWISVDLGSVYSVNKVVLRWETAYGKSYKIQVSTDGMNWTDVYSTTTGDGGVDEIVFSPVNARYVRMYGTERGTGWGYSLWEFEVYDSEEVEKVATPVITPGTGTYTSAQTVSITCATAGATIRYTTDGTEPTPANGIVYSGPFTVTATTTIKAIAYKDGMLNSDVATAVITINSTILSAPTGLKVSSVTTTSISLEWSPVPGVSGYNIYRSFVPEGPYVKVNSSPITSTNYTDSGLDSATYYYKVSAVNASGESNLSEAVSAKTVLYFGPHVKIFDPSMSSAEIQSICDTIFAEMEKNQFGTQRYALFFKPGSYSVNLSVGFYTSVHGLGKRPDDVTITGSVRCEADWMDGNATCNFWRSVENLTVIPTYRANNLVSAGTETWAASQAAPLRRVHIKGGLSLWDPGSNYDKSWSSGGFIADSVIDGQITSGSQQQYFTRNTQMGSWSGSNWNMVFVGDIGAPAEQWPNPAYTVVNQAPVIREKPFIYIDDSGNYAVFVPAVRTNAQGISWANGMGEGTSLSMDQFVVAHPETSTAATLNQALSQGKNILFTPGIYHLSEPLRVSKPNTVILGLGLATLVPDNGTPAMTVADVDGVIIAGILFDAGPNNSPVLLEVGPEGSTQSHASNPITLSDLFFRVGGAGVGKADVCIKINSNDVIGDHFWVWRADHGDGVGWTINTTKNGIIVNGNNVIIYGLFVEHFHEYQTLWNGENGRVYFYQSEIPYDVPNQESWMDGSENGYASYRVADSVNSHQAWGLGVYSYFRDADVKCNSAIKVPAKPGVRIYHACSVYLAGYGEITHVVNHTGDTAKAGYMRQTIDEYCNNVEQPDIMPKSAVYGTPQTVTISTVTPGATIRYTTDGSEPTPTTGMIYTGPFSVSSTTTIKAIAYKEGMNNSRIATTTIKIDPAYANDIALNKPATASSGNASLAFDGDTTTRWESAWSDPQWIMVDLEAVYSITGVKLVWETAAARDYKIQVSLDKVTWMDAFVRTNGTGGTENITFNSPVQGRYVRMYGIARTTNYGYSLWEFEVYGN from the coding sequence ATGAAAAAATTTAAAAAAGTAATTGCACTATTTTTGTGTATTGCGTTCATTGAGGGGTTTTTCTTCTCTTCTCCAGTAATATCGAAAGCCGAGACAAATTTAGCATTGAACAAAGCAGTGACAGCATCATCTACGCAGGCTGGGTTGGATGTAAAGAGTGCAGTAGATGGGAATGTAAACACCAGATGGGGGTCAGACTGGTCAGACCCGCAGTGGATAAGTGTGGATTTAGGGAGTGTGTACAGTGTAAATAAGGTAGTACTCAGATGGGAGACGGCATATGGTAAGTCGTACAAGATCCAGGTATCGACGGACGGGATGAACTGGACGGATGTGTATTCGACCACAGCAGGAGATGGAGGAGTGGACGAGATAGTATTCAGTCCAGTGAATGCGAGATATGTGAGGATGTATGGGACAGAGAGAGGGACAGGTTGGGGTTATTCACTATGGGAGTTTGAGGTGTATGGTGGAGCAGCAGTTCAGGATACGACATGCGGAGGTAATTTAGCATTGAACAAAGCAGTGACAGCATCATCTACGCAGGCTGGGTTGGATGTAAAGAGTGCAGTAGATGGGAATGTAAACACCAGATGGGGGTCGAACTGGTCAGACCCGCAGTGGATAAGTGTGGATTTAGGGAGTGTGTACAGTGTAAATAAGGTGGTACTGAGATGGGAGACGGCATATGGTAAGTCGTACAAGATCCAGGTATCGACAGACGGGATGAACTGGACGGATGTGTATTCGACCACAACAGGAGATGGAGGAGTGGACGAGATAGTATTCAGTCCAGTGAATGCGAGATATGTAAGGATGTATGGGACAGAGAGAGGGACAGGCTGGGGTTATTCGCTGTGGGAGTTTGAGGTGTATGATAGCGAGGAAGTCGAGAAAGTAGCAACACCCGTAATAACACCTGGTACTGGGACATACACATCGGCGCAGACTGTGAGCATTACATGTGCGACGGCAGGGGCGACGATAAGGTACACAACAGATGGTACAGAGCCAACACCGGCAAATGGCATAGTATACAGTGGACCGTTTACAGTGACAGCAACAACCACAATAAAGGCGATAGCATATAAGGATGGAATGCTAAACTCAGATGTGGCAACAGCAGTGATAACGATAAATAGCACAATTCTTAGCGCACCTACAGGGCTTAAAGTGTCATCTGTTACCACTACATCAATAAGTCTGGAATGGTCTCCTGTCCCTGGAGTAAGTGGATATAATATATATCGTTCGTTTGTACCGGAAGGACCATATGTTAAAGTTAATTCGTCACCTATTACTTCTACAAATTATACAGACAGTGGATTAGATAGCGCTACCTATTATTACAAAGTTTCAGCTGTGAATGCAAGCGGGGAGTCAAATCTATCGGAAGCAGTATCTGCAAAAACAGTGCTTTATTTTGGTCCGCATGTAAAAATATTTGATCCGTCAATGTCATCAGCCGAGATACAAAGCATATGTGATACCATATTTGCAGAAATGGAAAAGAATCAGTTTGGAACACAGCGATATGCTCTTTTCTTTAAACCAGGTTCCTACAGTGTTAATTTAAGTGTGGGATTCTACACATCAGTTCATGGTTTGGGTAAAAGACCAGATGATGTAACAATAACAGGTTCAGTTCGTTGTGAAGCTGATTGGATGGACGGAAATGCCACATGTAATTTCTGGAGATCTGTTGAGAATCTTACAGTAATACCAACATATAGAGCAAACAATTTAGTATCAGCAGGGACAGAAACATGGGCAGCATCACAAGCTGCTCCTTTAAGGCGTGTACACATAAAAGGTGGCCTTTCGTTATGGGATCCTGGTTCAAACTATGATAAAAGCTGGTCAAGTGGTGGATTTATTGCTGACTCAGTGATTGATGGGCAGATTACCTCTGGTTCACAACAGCAATACTTTACAAGAAATACTCAAATGGGATCGTGGAGCGGCTCGAACTGGAACATGGTATTTGTTGGCGATATAGGTGCGCCCGCTGAACAGTGGCCAAATCCAGCATACACGGTAGTTAATCAAGCACCAGTAATACGTGAAAAGCCGTTCATTTATATTGACGATTCTGGAAATTACGCAGTATTTGTACCTGCTGTTAGAACTAACGCGCAAGGGATTAGTTGGGCGAATGGAATGGGAGAAGGAACTTCCTTATCTATGGACCAATTTGTTGTTGCGCATCCTGAGACATCAACTGCTGCAACGTTGAATCAAGCTCTAAGTCAGGGTAAGAATATTTTGTTCACACCGGGTATATATCATCTTAGTGAACCACTGCGCGTATCAAAACCAAACACAGTTATATTAGGTCTTGGGTTAGCAACTTTAGTACCCGATAATGGAACGCCAGCTATGACTGTTGCTGATGTTGATGGAGTAATAATTGCAGGAATACTTTTTGATGCTGGGCCAAATAATTCACCAGTATTGTTAGAAGTTGGACCTGAGGGTAGTACCCAGAGTCATGCTTCAAATCCAATTACACTCAGTGATTTGTTCTTTAGAGTAGGTGGTGCAGGTGTTGGAAAAGCGGATGTTTGTATTAAGATTAATAGCAATGACGTAATAGGTGATCATTTCTGGGTATGGCGTGCAGACCACGGTGATGGTGTAGGCTGGACAATAAATACCACAAAGAATGGAATTATTGTAAATGGCAACAATGTAATCATCTACGGACTGTTTGTTGAACATTTTCATGAATATCAGACGTTATGGAATGGAGAGAACGGGCGTGTATACTTCTATCAAAGTGAAATTCCGTATGATGTACCAAACCAAGAGAGTTGGATGGATGGAAGTGAAAACGGATATGCTTCATACAGAGTAGCTGATTCTGTAAATTCTCATCAGGCATGGGGATTAGGAGTGTACTCCTACTTTAGAGACGCGGATGTGAAATGCAATAGTGCAATTAAGGTACCAGCTAAACCAGGTGTGAGAATTTATCATGCTTGTTCAGTTTACCTTGCAGGATATGGAGAAATAACCCATGTTGTCAACCATACAGGGGACACTGCAAAGGCGGGCTATATGAGACAAACTATCGATGAATATTGTAACAACGTAGAACAACCAGATATAATGCCAAAGTCTGCAGTATACGGGACACCACAGACTGTTACAATCTCCACTGTAACACCAGGTGCAACAATCAGATATACAACAGATGGTTCTGAACCGACACCTACTACTGGAATGATTTACACGGGTCCCTTTAGCGTATCATCTACTACTACTATTAAAGCAATCGCATATAAGGAAGGTATGAATAATTCGCGAATAGCGACTACAACGATTAAAATTGATCCGGCTTATGCAAATGACATAGCGTTGAACAAGCCGGCAACCGCTTCATCAGGTAATGCAAGTCTTGCATTTGATGGTGATACAACCACGCGCTGGGAGTCTGCTTGGAGTGATCCACAATGGATAATGGTTGACTTGGAAGCTGTTTATAGCATAACAGGAGTTAAGTTAGTATGGGAAACTGCAGCTGCACGTGATTACAAGATTCAAGTATCATTGGATAAAGTAACCTGGATGGATGCATTTGTACGAACAAACGGAACGGGAGGCACAGAAAATATAACCTTTAACTCACCAGTTCAAGGTAGGTACGTACGTATGTATGGTATCGCGAGAACAACAAATTATGGATACTCACTATGGGAATTTGAGGTTTATGGTAATTAG